In Aegilops tauschii subsp. strangulata cultivar AL8/78 chromosome 3, Aet v6.0, whole genome shotgun sequence, one genomic interval encodes:
- the LOC109753734 gene encoding uncharacterized protein produces MDPPKRAVPQGSPRRSPRAMEGDENAAPRHSAAAGPASPQRKKVLGERNGAGRGQEGAASAAKAAALTPPPPTGGTGTGTYDPKTNYTTPRPDFLRYDPKRSREIILRLGREVEGGDSSSATSGTEHSEVLSSGSSAATGGDSECDDADEEEVAPAQGRGGRWARRLLLLLVSSACLFCYIYCMSSAPFPATTSEGPISFVGLNGSMCDVGVHEAVPLLGPIQYEPEAGIGQFVEGGSDDGIPLHGPGASPSNFMAVAMMGMADACPNVAFGEFTCQIGDESSEILDVLKEDSEIGELKSEASMRPLENAEENSEVVCSGGDVTGVPFGSTHSDDLDEDELGLVPQETGEDDSEHSMPPSVTMDEILESESVKVVSDDKGLESERLDQEEFDSLGYENTAKAAKKLVDMVKILWSAVEPHLLKMLACLSVAGLVTVMFKYSQRSRKVKVPVSQRMPSVPPRRVPVLAPHNAVPLPVFHSEQPVQRIVPKQESSACLELPVQTLLSESDQSVCLDVPSIGRRDHDQKVQQEDGSVERPSDGSTVDHKDTDRSKPPVVQLLGEFSFVDADSSRRRSVKDSIQHAGHVTVQESMSLRKRVVKTQKDSDKMRTPGLEAATKKETARAEEEKVGATPTPPRRSNRLRKLASP; encoded by the exons ATGGATCCGCCCAAGCGAGCTGTCCCCCAAG GTTCCCCGCGACGAAGCCCCAGGGCCATGGAGGGCGACGAGAACGCGGCCCCGAGGCACTCCGCCGCGGCGGGGCCCGCGTCCCCGCAGAGGAAGAAGGTTCTGGGGGAGCGGAACGGCGCCGGCCGCGGGCAGGAGGGCGCCGCGTCGGCCGCCAAGGCCGCCGCGCTCACCCCGCCACCTCCCACCGgggggacggggacggggacgtACGACCCGAAGACGAACTACACCACGCCGCGGCCGGACTTCCTGCGCTACGACCCCAAGCGGAGCCGCGAGATCATCCTCCGCCTGGGGCGCGAGGTGGAGGGCGGCGACAGCTCCAGCgccacctcgggcaccgagcACTCGGAGGTGCTGTCTTCCGGCTCGTCGGCGGCGACAGGGGGCGACTCCGAGTGCGACGACGCCGAcgaggaggaggtggcgcccGCGCAAGGGCGGGGAGGCCGCTGGGCGCGGCGACTGCTGCTGCTTCTCGTGTCCTCGGCCTGCCTCTTCTGCTACATCTACTGTATGAGTTCCGCTCCCTTCCCTGCTACCACTTCAGAAGGACCCATCAGTTTCGTCGGATTGAATGGGAGCATGTGTGATGTCGGTGTTCACGAGGCAGTTCCTCTGCTGGGGCCGATTCAGTATGAACCTGAGGCAGGTATAGGCCAATTTGTGGAGGGGGGCAGTGACGATGGTATCCCTTTGCACGGCCCAGGAGCTTCTCCTAGCAACTTCATGGCAGTTGCAATGATGGGAATGGCAGATGCCTGCCCTAATGTTGCCTTCGGAGAATTTACATGCCAAATTGGGGATGAGAGCAGCGAGATTTTGGATGTTCTGAAGGAAGATTCTGAAATAGGCGAGCTGAAATCGGAAGCGAGCATGAGGCCACTCGAGAATGCTGAAGAAAATAGTGAAGTTGTATGCTCGGGTGGAGATGTCACTGGAGTTCCCTTTGGATCCACCCACAGCGATGATTTGGATGAGGACGAGCTAGGATTAGTTCCTCAAGAGACAGGGGAAGATGATTCAGAACACTCCATGCCACCATCGGTCACCATGGATGAAATTCTGGAATCAGAAAGCGTGAAGGTGGTGAGTGATGATAAGGGTTTGGAAAGTGAGAGGTTAGATCAAGAAGAATTCGACTCGCTGGGGTACGAAAACACAGCAAAAGCTGCCAAGAAACTTGTTGATATGGTGAAAATCCTGTGGTCTGCAGTGGAACCACATTTGCTGAAGATGCTGGCATGCTTATCTGTTGCAGGCCTTGTGACTGTTATGTTCAAGTATTCCCAAAGGTCTCGCAAGGTCAAGGTGCCCGTGTCACAACGTATGCCTTCAGTTCCACCCAGGCGAGTGCCAGTATTAGCTCCACATAATGCTGTGCCACTGCCGGTGTTCCATTCAGAGCAACCTGTGCAACGGATTGTGCCCAAACAAGAGTCATCTGCCTGCTTGGAGCTTCCTGTGCAAACGTTGTTGTCAGAGTCAGATCAATCTGTGTGCCTCGATGTTCCATCAATTGGTCGTAGGGATCATGATCAGAAAGTTCAGCAAGAGGATGGTAGCGTTGAAAGGCCTTCAGATGGCAGTACTGTGGATCATAAAGATACTGACAGATCAAAGCCACCGGTGGTTCAGTTGCTCGGAGAGTTCTCATTTGTCGATGCAGATAGCTCAAGACGGAGGTCTGTCAAAGACTCAATTCAGCATGCTGGACACGTCACGGTTCAGGAATCCATGTCTTTGAGGAAGCGTGTGGTCAAGACGCAAAAGGATTCTGACAAAATGCGAACCCCTGGTCTTGAAGCAGCAACAAAGAAG GAGACTGCAAGAGCAGAAGAAGAGAAGGTGGGTGCTACACCGACTCCACCGAGGCGTTCAAATCGTCTCCGTAAACTGGCTTCTCCTTGA